The Thermoplasmata archaeon genome segment AGGAGTGAAATCGCCAGGATTCAGACCATCGATCTCAACACGGGCAATTGGGCCGAGGACTAGAGGCGGAACGGCCCGCATCCCGGGACGCGACCGGGGGGCCGGGAACGGACGGGCCTCCGCGGTCCTCCCAGGAAGGTTTATCTCGATTCGCCAGCTAGGCGAGGGAAATGCGCATCGCGGACCTGGGCCTCGACCCTCGCATCGTGGACATCCTGAAGGCCCAGGGCATCGAGGACCTGTATCCGCCGCAGGCCGAGGCGATCGGCCCGGCGCTCCTCGGCGAGAACCTGGTCCTCGCCATCCCTACGGCGAGCGGCAAGTCCCTGGTCGCCTACCTCGCGATCCTGGCTTCCGTGCTCCGAGGGGGCAAAGCCCTCTACATCGTCCCCTTGCGCGCCCTCGCGGCGGAGAAGTTCGAGGAGCTCAAAGCGTTCGAATCGGTCGGGCTCAAGGTCGGCGTGAGCATCGGGGACTACGACTCGCCCGATCCGTCCCTGGAGAAGTTCGACGTGATCGTGGCGACGTCGGAACGCGCGGACTCGCTCCTGAGGCACCGGCTCAACTGGCTCCAGGAGCTGACCGTGGTCGTCGCCGATGAGGTCCACCTGATCAACGACGCGGACCGCGGCCCGACCCTGGAGGTCACCCTGGCGAAGCTGCGGCAGGTGAACCCCAAGGCCCAAGTCCTCGCCCTGAGTGCGACGATCAAGAACAGCGACGAGCTCGCGCGGTGGCTCGAGGCCGAGCACATCAGGAGCGACTGGCGGCCCGTGCCGCTCAAGGAGGGCGTGTACTACGACGGCCTCGTGCACTTCACGGACAACTCGGTCCAGGAGATCAAGGCGGGCGAGGACGATCTCACGGGTCTCGTCGAGGACATCATCGGATCCGGAGGACAAGCCCTCGTGTTCGTGAACACGCGGCGCTCGACGGAGGCCCTGGCGAAAAGCCTTGGCACGTACATGAAGTCGAGACTTGACGAGAAGCAGAGGGAGCAGCTCGCCAAGACCGCTCAGAACATCACGCGAGAACAGGACGAGCCCACGTCGATGGCCGCCCGTCTCGCGAAGTGCATCGAGGGAGGCGTGGCATTCCACAACGCCGGCCTCACCAACGCGCAACGCGGACTCGTCGAGAAGGCATTCAAGCGACGCCAGCTGGTTTGCCTCGTCGCCACACCGACCCTCGCGATGGGTGTGAATACCCCGGCCCGCCGCGTGCTGATTCGTGACCTGAACCGGTACGATCTGAACATGGGCCTCTCGCCGATCCCGGTCCTCGAGATCAAGCAGATGGCCGGCCGTGCGGGCCGCCCGAAGTACGACACGTACGGCGAGGCCATCCTGTTCGCCAAAGACATCGACGAGGTGGACGAGCTCATGGACGAGTACTTCCGGAGCGAGCCCGAGGCGATCGAGTCCAAGCTCGGCTCCGAACCCGCCCTGCGCATGCACGTCCTCGCGAGCGTGGCCACAGGCCACGTGCACACGGAGGAGGACCTGTTCGCCTTCTTCAATCGCACCTTCTTCGCGTTCACGGGCGATGTGGCCACGATCCACGGGAAGATCCGCGAGGTCCTCGACTTCCTCGCAAAGGAGGAGTTCCTCACCCGCCAGGACGGTTTCCTCAAGCCCACGTTCTTCGGAAAGCGCACGTCGGACCTGTACATCGACCCGCTCAGCGCGGTCAAGATGCGCGACTCCCTCCTGTCCACGAAGGCGGGGACGTTCTACCACCTGTGGACGATCTGCTCGACTCCGGACATGCCCAAGCTCTATCTGCGCCGCGGCGACTACGCGTGGGTGGAGCAGAAGATCGAGCAGGAGGACCTCACGTTCCCCGTGGAGGACTACGACTTCTTCCTGGCGGAGGTGAAGACCGCCACGTTGCTCGACGATTGGATGACCGAACGGACGGAGGAGGAGGTCACGAAGAAGTTCGGCGTCGGTCCGGGCGATGTGCGGCGGCTTACGGATCAGGCGGAGTGGCTCCTGTACTCCACGGCGGAGCTCGGGAAGATCTTCAACAAGAAGAAGGTCCGCGACCTCACGCGGCTCACGATCCGCGTGCAATACGGCGTCAAGGAGGAACTGCTCGAGCTCATCTCGCTCCGCGGCGTGGGCCGCGTCCGTGGCCGGGCGCTGTTCGCATGCGGCTTCCGCACGTTGCGGGAACTCCAGAAGGCGGATCCGAACGACCTCGCGCGCGTCCCGGCCATCGGTCCCTCCCTGGCGAAGAAGATCAAGGAACAGCTGGGCGAGACCGTGGACGTGAGGGCGATCGAAGGCCAAGCGGGACTGGGGGACTTCGCATGACCCATGCGTGCGCCGGAGCGCACGGGACCGTGGGAGACCGCGACGGGATCCTCCAGCAGGCCGCCGCCTGGGGCCGGGAGCGGACCTCCGAGGTCCTCCTCGCCGACGCATCCGTCGTATTCGGCCGGGAGCATCTGGAATCCGCGGCCTCGCATGCGGAACGCGCGCGGGCTTCTGAGACCATGGCCACGCGGTCCCTCTCCATGGAAGCGCTGCTCTACCTCTCCGGAGAGCGTCAGGTGACAGATGCCGTCCGACTCGCCGGAATCAAGGACGGGACACGGGTCATCGCCGTGCTCGTCTTCGGAAACGCCCCCGTGGAAGACCTCCTCTCCCGCCTTGGTTGGGCGCGGGACGACGCCGTACTCGATGCGCGGGACAAGGACCTGGGAGTCCTAGGGATCACCGCCGCGGAGCGCGACACGGTGCCCGAGGAGCGTGTGGTCGACCTGGCCCTCGAACGGACCGCCCTGGTGGACCTCGAAAAGTGATTCCCGTCTCGGAGGGATGCGGCGGCCAGGATTTGAACCTGGGAACCCCTGCGGGACGGGACCCTAAATCCCGCGCCGTTTCCGTGCTTGGCTACCGCCGCGTCGCGGGGCAGCGGCGCGGGGCTACAAAAGCTTCGGGGCGCATCGCCGCCCAGCGATCCCTAAGGCCCGAGCAGGGGCGTATCTAGCGTCCTGCGGACTACCCACGAGGAAAAGGTACATGGTCCCCCGAGGCTTCGAGGACGCGATGCCGTTCGAGCACCTCCCGTTCGACGCAGAGTCGTACCTGACGGACATCCGGATGTTTCAGCAGGAAGGGTTCGGTGCCATCTACCTGATCGACGACGACCGGAAGGCGATCGTGGAGACGGGCACGTCCCACGAGGTGGACCGACTCCTCGCGGCCGTGAAGTCCTTCGGGCTCACGCCTGCAGACATCGACGCGCTCATCGTGTCCCACATCCACCTCGACCATGCGGGGGGCGCCGGCTTCCTCCTTCCGTCGATGCCCAACGCCAAGGTCTACGTCCATGAGCGGGGATACAAGCACCTGGTCGACCCGACGCGGCTCGTGGCGAGCGCGCTGTCCGCGCTCGGTCCCGAGGCCGAGTACTTCGGGACCATGCGGCCCATCCCGGCGGACCGCCTCGTCTCCGTCCACGACGGCCTCACGCTCGACCTGGGGAAGCACGAGCTCCTGTGCCTGGATTCCCCCGGCCACGCGCCCCACGAGCTCACGATCCTGGACCGCCTCAACGGGTGCGTGTACACGGGCGACGCGGCGGGCCTCTACTTCCCCGGGGACGAGATCCTGATGCCCGTGGCCCCCGCGCCCGCCTTCGACTTGGAGAAGAACCTGCAGACCTTCGAGCGCCTACTCCGGCTCGAGCCGCGCACCCTCCTGTTCAGCCACTCCGGCCCGCACACGAAGCCCAAGGAGGCCATCGAGCGGATGATGACCCTGTACCCGGCGTGGTCCCGGATCGTCAAGGAGCGGCTTGGGACCGCAGGTGAGGACGCCGTCCTCCGGGAGATGTACGAGATGACGGTCCGCGGCCCGAGTCGCTACACGCGGGAGTTCCTCGAGCGCCGCATCCGCACGAGCATCATGGGCCTGGCCGACTACCACGCGAGGATGGAGCATGCTGCCCCCCAGCGTTGAGGAGTCGATTGCGGAGATCGCGGGGGACCACACGAGCGGCGCATCGCGGATCGCGCGCCTCGCCCTGGAGACCATGGCCCTCCTCGTGGTCGAGGAGAAGGGCCGCCCCGGTGGGAAGGACCTCGCGGAGGCCGCCCGGCGGATTTCCGAGGCGCAGCCCGCGATGGCCGTCGTCCACAACGTCGCACATCTGTTCGCCCAGCT includes the following:
- a CDS encoding DEAD/DEAH box helicase, producing MRIADLGLDPRIVDILKAQGIEDLYPPQAEAIGPALLGENLVLAIPTASGKSLVAYLAILASVLRGGKALYIVPLRALAAEKFEELKAFESVGLKVGVSIGDYDSPDPSLEKFDVIVATSERADSLLRHRLNWLQELTVVVADEVHLINDADRGPTLEVTLAKLRQVNPKAQVLALSATIKNSDELARWLEAEHIRSDWRPVPLKEGVYYDGLVHFTDNSVQEIKAGEDDLTGLVEDIIGSGGQALVFVNTRRSTEALAKSLGTYMKSRLDEKQREQLAKTAQNITREQDEPTSMAARLAKCIEGGVAFHNAGLTNAQRGLVEKAFKRRQLVCLVATPTLAMGVNTPARRVLIRDLNRYDLNMGLSPIPVLEIKQMAGRAGRPKYDTYGEAILFAKDIDEVDELMDEYFRSEPEAIESKLGSEPALRMHVLASVATGHVHTEEDLFAFFNRTFFAFTGDVATIHGKIREVLDFLAKEEFLTRQDGFLKPTFFGKRTSDLYIDPLSAVKMRDSLLSTKAGTFYHLWTICSTPDMPKLYLRRGDYAWVEQKIEQEDLTFPVEDYDFFLAEVKTATLLDDWMTERTEEEVTKKFGVGPGDVRRLTDQAEWLLYSTAELGKIFNKKKVRDLTRLTIRVQYGVKEELLELISLRGVGRVRGRALFACGFRTLRELQKADPNDLARVPAIGPSLAKKIKEQLGETVDVRAIEGQAGLGDFA
- a CDS encoding MBL fold metallo-hydrolase, producing MVPRGFEDAMPFEHLPFDAESYLTDIRMFQQEGFGAIYLIDDDRKAIVETGTSHEVDRLLAAVKSFGLTPADIDALIVSHIHLDHAGGAGFLLPSMPNAKVYVHERGYKHLVDPTRLVASALSALGPEAEYFGTMRPIPADRLVSVHDGLTLDLGKHELLCLDSPGHAPHELTILDRLNGCVYTGDAAGLYFPGDEILMPVAPAPAFDLEKNLQTFERLLRLEPRTLLFSHSGPHTKPKEAIERMMTLYPAWSRIVKERLGTAGEDAVLREMYEMTVRGPSRYTREFLERRIRTSIMGLADYHARMEHAAPQR
- the cgi121 gene encoding KEOPS complex subunit Cgi121, whose translation is MTHACAGAHGTVGDRDGILQQAAAWGRERTSEVLLADASVVFGREHLESAASHAERARASETMATRSLSMEALLYLSGERQVTDAVRLAGIKDGTRVIAVLVFGNAPVEDLLSRLGWARDDAVLDARDKDLGVLGITAAERDTVPEERVVDLALERTALVDLEK